GCACACCTGGGCGCCGTACTCCACCACCTGCTCCAGCGGGAGCCCGCCGGGGTGGTCCTCGCGCAGGACCGTCGCGAGATCACGACCTTCCAGGAACTCCATGACGAGGAACGGAGAGACTTCCACCTGCCCGTCGGCGCTCGTCTCCCGGTGCTCGCCCAGGTCGTGGACGACGGCGATGTTGCGGTGGTTCAGCCGGGCGGCTGCTTCGCCCTCACGGCGGAAACGGGCCAGGACCTGGGCAGCGAGCCGTTCGTCACGCAGATGGGAGATGAGTACCGTCTTGACCGCGACGGTACGGCGCAGCCTCAGATCGGACGCCGCCCATACCTCGCCCATGCCGCCGTGCCCCAACCGGCTCTCGAGCCGGTAGCGGCCCGCTAGCTCCATCCCCCTATACATGCAGGTCAACGTATGCGACTCGCCCGCGATACGACAAGAATCCTCCGAACCTGGGCGGGGTTTTCCGGCCGCATCCGCCGGCCCGCTGCCAGGAGTACGAGCACCGCCGCGACACCGAGACCCCGCATGCAGCAGCTCGGCGAACATCACGGCACCGACACCGTCGCCCAGCACCTGAACCGCCTCACCACCGCCACCTCCTGGCAGGAAGCCACCGGCAGCGCCCTGGTCGGCCGCCTCGTCGACGCCACCCTCACCTCCCTGACCACCCCGCCCGGCGCACCGGCCCCCTCCCGGCCCCGGGTGTCCGCGGCCGCCGCCCGCTCCCGCTCCACCACCACCCCCACTGCCGCCGCGGCCCCCGGCCGGCCGGCCCCGGCGGAGGCCGCGGTCCCCACCCACCGGCAGCAGGCCGCACCCGTCAGGGGCGCGGGGCGTAGGCGGTGATGGTGATGACGGGCAGGCAGCGCCGGGCCGGTGGCAGCGCGCTGGCGGGTCTCGTGCTGGCCACGGCCGGCTGGTGGGCGCAGTGGTCCGGGTACGAGGTCGTGGGCACGGCCCTGACCCTGCTGGCCGGGACCGTGGTGCTGGCAGGTGCGTGGCGCTCGGGCGTCCTGCACCTCCCGCAGCACGAGGCCGGCCGCCAGGCAACGCAGCAGCAGCGGGCGCGGGACTCTGGCTGCAGATGCTCGGAGGGCTCCTCCTCATGCGCACCCTGCTCCGTGCTCTACGGGCCCCTCCACTTGCTGGCAACGCTGCTGTGAGCGCCGCCCGCGCCGCGCACGCGTTCCGGCTGTGGGTCTTCCGGGCCATGGCTCGTCCCTGCTCCATCACGCCCGCCGCTGCGGTCCCCGGTCAGCCGGCCCCGGCCGAGGCCTCGGTCCCGGCCCACCGGCCGCGCCTGCCAGGGGCGCGGGAGTTCGGTCACGGGAGGGGACGAACATGAGGTTCTTCTCCGTGAAGGGCCGGGAGTACGTTGCCCTCACAGTGCTCGGGAGCGACGACTTCGACGCTCTGGAAGTGGTGGAGATGACTGCTGCCGGGCGTGGCGCCCTCTTGTTGGAGTTCCGGATGGACGAGGAGACGGCCACGCTGGTGCACCTTGGCGCGGAGGTGGGTATTCCGCTGCTCAGGGCCTCCCTGGAGATCTTCCGCACGGACTTTCTAGAGCCGAGGCGCGCGGCGGGGTTGCCGCTGCGGCCCTGGTAGCCGAGCCTGGTCTGCGCCTTGGGTTTCGGTTGCCGGAGGGAGGGTGTGGTCGCGGTGTGACGACGGCCTGAGGCTGATGCCGGGGCGGACTGGCCGGCCATGCTCCGGTAGCGCTAGCGCGAGGAGTAACGCTCGGTGGGGGGTTTGTTGGTGTGTCGGGTCGTTGGTGGCCTGGGGTGTTGTGGGTTCGTTGAGAGGTGGATTTGGCGGTTCGGCGGGGTGGCTGGGGTGTGTGAGCTGGGGTTATGTGTTTCGTGTTGAGGGCGGCAGGGTTCGTTGTAAGTAGTTCTGGCGTGTAAAGGCCCGGTTGGTGTTTGTGCTGGTCAGGGCTGTTCTGCCTGTCTGTTTGGTAGGTGGGGTTTATCGGCGTCGGTGGGGGCGGTGGTGGGTTTCGGCGAGGTGGTCGAGTCGTACCGCGTCGAGGGCGGTTTTGGTGATGCGTTCGGTGCCGTCGCAGATGGCGGTGATGGCGGCTTGGCGGATGAGTCGGGTGAGGGATCCGATGCGGCCGGCGGTGCGCTGGTGGAGGTAGGGGGCGTGGGCCGGGAGGGTGCCGGCTTTGTGCTGCTGGAGGTCGAGGTTGTTTTCGATGTCGGTGATGGCGTCGCGGAAGGGTTGGCGGGTGCCGTGGCGGGCGGGGAGGGGGCCGCAGTCGACGAGGGTGGCGCGTCCGGCGAGTTGAGCGCCCCGTGTCCCGCTGAAGAGGGGTGTGTCGGTGACGTTGATGCCGGCGTAGACGAACGTCGCGGGGAGGCGTTCGCTGAGGTCTTTGAGCAGGTCGGCGGTTTGGGCGCCGGTGGTGGTGCGGGGGTTGAGGCGGTGGATCTCGTCGATCATCACCAGCTGGACGCCGGCTTGGGTGTAGGTGTGGCAGACGGCATCGGTGATCTGGGTCTGGGTCATACGCGCGGTGACGGGGATGCCGAGGTAGCGGGCGAACTCGGTGACGAGGGTTTTCGCGGTCGCGCCGGGCGGGACCAGGACATACGCGACGGGTACCGCGGTGTGGGCTGATCCGGGTGGTGCGGGGTTTTTGCGGGTGTGGGCGAGGTGGCAGGTGCGGCCGACGTTGAGGAGGGCGGTGGTTTTCCCGGCTGCGGCGGGTCCGGTGACGATCAGTGAGGGCCGTGCGGTGTTCTGCTGGTGGCGGCCGAGGATCATCAGGGTGCGGACCTGGGTGGTCAGGGTGTGGATGGCGGGGGTGCGGATGGTGACGAAGCTGGAGTGGTAGGCGAGGCGTTCCTCTGTACTGCGGGGCGGATCGCCGGGCTGGGGCGGTGCGACGGGGTCGGTGGTGGCGAAGCGCTGCCAGCCTTGCCAGGTGGTCAGCGGCCAGGATGGCTCGGCCGCACCACTGCCGCTGGTGCCGACTGGTGTGCGGCTCAGGTTCGGCGTCGTGGGGTGGGGGGTGTTCACCACTTGTCGGCTTCCTCGTGCGCGTTGTAGAGCCCGAGTCCGGTGGCCGGGGCGGGGCTGACGTCGTCGGGCAGGTCGTCGAGGCCGTCGAGGTCGTCGAGGTCGTCGATGGTGTCGTCGTCCCGCTGTTCCGGGCTGTCGGCGGGTGCTTCGGTGCCGTGGGCCCCATTGCGGGCTGTGGGGAGTGGGACGTGAGCGGTGCGGGCCAGGAGGGTTTGTTCGGTCTTGGTGGCGTGGCCGCTGTGGACGCGGCGCATGAGCTGGTCGAGGGCGTCGGCGAGGCGGGCTTCGTGCTGCTCGGCGTCACCGTGGTTGCAGTCAGTGGCCTGGGTGCGGATGTGCTGCCAGGTGTGTTCGTCGAACGGCCGGTGGACGTGGTCGCGGTGGATCCACGGAATCTCGGTGAGTTCGCCGTCGGGGAGCCGGATCCAGATCTGGCGGACGTCGTGGGGGTTGTAGTGGATCTCCCATTTCCCGCCGCGGCCGGCGACGGGGGAGGCCTGGCCGCGGTGCGGGGCGAGGAGATCTGCGTCGTAGGTGCGGTGGCGGATGGTGATGCCGGCGGGGGTGATGGCCTGCCAGCGCACGGGCAGCAGTTCGAGGTAGTCGCGCCCGGTCAACGGGACGGGCACGTATCCGGCGACGGCGACGAGCGCGCCCCACATCTCATTCGGGGTGAGCGCCTTCCTGGGCATCATCGGGTGGCGCAGCCCTTCATGGGGCCGGTGGTGGTAGTGCACCAGCCACTCATCAAGCAGGTCCTGCAGCTGGGCGACGCTGAAGCAGGCGTCTTTCTCGGCCTCGGGGCCACGGCGGGTGACGTCGGATCCGGTGTAGCCGGGCAGGTGCTGGCAGAACAGGGCGTTGATAGAGCCGAAGGTGCGCTCGACGATGCCCTTCGCGGTGGGGGCGCGGGGCGGGGCGGGCTGGACGCTGATGCCGAGGGTCTCGCAGGCGGCGGTGAACGCGGCGGAGACGAAGACCTTGCCCCGGTCGACGACGATCGTCTCCGGCAGGACGACCGGCCGGGCCGCCGCGCCGGCCAGGCGCTCATCCAGCGTGGCCAGCTGCTGGTAGGGGAGCGCGCGGGCGTGGTCCATGCGCAGGATGTCCGGCCAGGTCGGTCTGGCCGGGTGCGGGACGGCCATCTCCGCCAGCAGCAGGGCCGCGTCCACGGACTTGGTCGCGCTGGGGCACAGCACGGCGGCGAGGATGGCGCGGGTGGCGACGTCGACGGCGATGGTGAGCTCGGGGCGGGCGAGGCGCCCGTCGTCGAAGAGGGCCAGGACATCCAGGCGGGTGGTGTCGATCTGGACCTGCTCGCCGGGCCGCAGCGCGGTGGCGGGGGTGAAGGCCCGCCCCTCGACGCTCGCGGGCACCTGCCGCACCGGGCCACTGGGCAGTTCACCGGGGCGGGCGAGGGAGGTGACGAGCCGGTACAGCGTGGCCTGGGACGGCACGGGCACCGCACCGGGGCCGTGCCGGTCCTGAAGGATCTGGTGGATCAGCGGGAACAGGCCGTTGATGGTGCCCCTGGAACGCCCGCGCCGGCGGCGCAGCGCCTCACGCACGGCTGCGACGACCCGTTCGTCGGAGCGCCCGGTAGAGCTGGAGGCGCGGGTGGTGCGGTGGTCGAGCAACCCCCACAGTCCCTGCTTGCGGTAGGCCAGGCGCATGCGCTGCACCGTGGTACGTGACACCCGCCCGAAACCGAGGGCGGTCAGTTCCTCGGCCTTGGCCTGCTCCCGTTCGGCCAGCGTGTGTCGTGCGGGGTCGTACTGCTCCCGCACCACTCCACCGCTGCCGGGCCCGTCGGCAAGGCCGCACTCGACTTCCCGGACATGCCGCTGCCAGGCCAGGGCCTTCTCCCGCGCCGCGGCGGGCGCGGTCTCGAACAGCCCCCACTGCGGGGCCGCCTGCGGCACCTCCGCCCCGATGACACTGAAGCCGGGATCGGCGAACAGGTACCCGGCAAGCACCGCCTCACCGCCGCCGTCCGGGCCGACGAGGTGAACCATCTGTCCGGACAGAGCGACCACCTGCCACTTCACACCGCGGAAACGGACATGCGCCCCGACCGCCACGGCCGGCCGGGCAGTGCGCCGCGCGCTCACCCGGCACCTCCCGTCCGGCCCAGACCGTTCCAGTCCCTGGGGCCGACGGGGACGCACTCGTGCAGCGGCGCCTCCAGGTCCGTCGTGAGCTGCCCGTGCCACAGGGCGTGGAAGACGACGGGAAGGACCTCGATCGGGTCACCGACAGCTTCGGCTCCCTCGATCAGCGGCCGCGGTCGCGCGAACGCTTCCACAGCCGCGGGCGTCAGGCCCGGGCGGCCGGCGTTGCGGGGATGGCGATAGCCGGCCAGCCACTTCAGATTGGAGGCCGGCACATCGTCGAGCGGTGAAAGGCGCCGGTAGGCCCAGCCGATGTCCCCGCACGCCCTGGCCACCGCGTGCGCGGCGCCCAGGGCACGTTCGCCACCGGCGTCGGGGTGGCTGGGGCAGTCGGCCAGCAGGCCCGTGCCGTCGCGGTAGCGGGCGAACAGCTGCGGCACCCAGGAACGCACCCGTCCCCGTTCGTCGCGCCACAGCAGCCGTACCGGCCGCCCGGCGAGCCCGGTCACGCGTGGGTCGCGGTCCAGGGCCATCAGTTGGGTGCGCATTGCGTTCGACCCCGCGGCCACGTGCCGTCCGGTGGTCGCCGACCACCACAGTCCCGGCCCCCAACGCCGCCCCGGCACCACCGGGAACGCCGACACCGGCGGCAACTCCTCGAACGCCACCGTCATGGCTGCATCCGCCCACCGCTGCTGCACCGACTGCCCCACCGGGTCGAGGAACACCGCCTCGAACCCGCTCCCACTGTCCACGACCGCTCGCCCTGCCCGGTCCCCGGGCCGTGCCCCACCTGTGCTGATCACCCGCGTCAGCCAAGCCGTACCCGCCGACAGACGCCGCTGTTTTCAGGATTCCTTCCACAAACGAGTGCAGTATCAGCTAACAGCCGACAAAGCCGTCGTGCTTCGTCCTCAACTGCCGTCTTCCTGCCTGCCCGCCGTCAGCATGCTCCTGAGCTCCTCGACAGGCATGTTCACCCACCGTGCCACCTCCTCCAGCGGCACCCCGCCGTTCACCGCCGCCACCGCGCTCCGCTTCCAGGCCGCCTCGATCAGACCGGCACTATGACCGAGACCGCGCAGCAGCTGCTCCGCGACCTCGGCAGTCGGCCCGCTCTGCACGCCGCGCAGCTGGGCGAGCTGCTCCTCGGCACCGTCGATGAGACTGCCGATCCGCGCCCGCTCCTCGGGCGGCACGACCGTCCGCCACATCGTCCCCGAGCCCGGCGCCCGTTTCTCCTTGCCGAGCACCCGCAACTGTCCGGCCATGGTCGCCGGCTGATGTTCCTGGCGCACCCACCACGGATCGTCCGCGTACCCGGTCGGCCCGCCGGCTGCGGTGCGGCGCCGGCGGATGACGCTGCCCATCCAGGAGATCAGCGGACCTCCATGATCCGTCGCCGCCAACGGCCCCAGCCACACGCGCCCGACCCGCTCCCCGAGCCGACGACAGAACATCCCGTCGGCTGGCAGCACCCGCGGCCGCCCCGCACCACTGTCCACCCACACCAGCTCAGCCATACCCGGACTCAACAACGCCTCGGCAACCACCACCACCTCAGGGAAGACGACCGGATCCCGCCCCACGATCCGCCACCATTCCAGATCACCTCCGGCGTCACCACCAGCGACCTGATGCAGCCGCCGCGGCCAGATCGTCTCCCGCTCCCAGGCATACGCCTGCTCCCACCAACGACCCACCACCGCATACGCCAGCGCGAACACCCTCTCCGGCCCGACCCCGCCCCGCACCGCCCGCCGCGCCACCCCGGCCCACCGCCGCTGCGCCGCAGCCACTTCCGGCAGCTGCCGTACGTCCAGGTACTCAAGAGGCTGGTCGGCGTCCGCATCGAAGAGCCACCGTCCGTGCCGTACACACACCCGATCCCACCGCGGGACGTACCGCACGACGCGCACGGCCGTCCCCGCACGCCCGGCGGCGCACAGTCGGCAGCCGAAGGCCACCGGCCCGGCGACTGTGCCGGCGATCCGCCACGCCGCCATCGGCACTCCGGTCGCCTCGGCCGATAGCTTGGCGTCCTCCTGTGCCCACGACGGCAACGCCCGCGCCAGTACCTCCTCCTCGACGCCGCACAGGCCTGCCAGGAGTTGCCGCCCGGCTGAGTTCAGCACCACCTCGGCATCGGCCCGAAAGGCCCCGCCCGCGTGCTTGGGCTGGTGGTTGCGCCAGTGCCAGCCGGACCGCAATGCCTTCGCCTCCAGCCCGTAGCGGCTTGCGATGCGGCAGATCAGCGACGAGGTCGTTTCTCCCTGCAGGGGAGCGGTCCGCACAAGACCGGGGTGATGGTTCACTCCACCACGGTCTCGTGTCCGCAGCCCGGGCGGGCACTTTCGCAACGGACGCCCAACCGATCAAGGATCCGCGCGGGACGGCTGCGCACCGACAGGACTTGGCAGCAGGCCAGGGGGCACCGCCCTGGTCGGCCGCCTCGTGGACGCGACCCTCACTTCCCTGGCCACCCTACCCGGCACACCGGCCGCCTCCCGGCCCCGGTCTCCCCGGCTGCTGACCGCTCTCGCTCCTCCTCCCCGCGGTGCCGGCGCATCGGCCCCGGCTGCGGTTCCGCCCACCGAAGGCAGCCCGCCCCGGGCAAGACAGCAGGGCACGGCCGGTAGACGCCCGGCGCTGCACTACCGGAGCGGGAAGCCGACACGGCCGGCCGCGCTGGGGGAGGGGGTGTGGGCGGTGGCAGGCCGCGCGGTGGTGGTGGGGGTCTCTGCTGTGTGGTGTCTGGTGTGCGGCACACCTCTGGCACTTTCGACACATGGTCGCTGTCTCGTCGAGGTTTTCCCGCCGTGCGGGACGAGGGGGACGGGCCGGTCTGAATTCTTCCCGGGAACACGACCGCGTCGGGCGGATCGTCCTCTGCGTCGCCGGCCTTCCAGACCGCGAGTCTCCCCGACTCGGTCCGGCGGCCTGGTCAGGGTCTACTACCCGCACCCTGCGACCCCAGGCGTGCTGGCCCCGTCCGCCGCCGCGGTCCCCGCCCACCTTGGCGAACTGGAATGTCAGAGGTCGCTGAGACACTCCTGGGCATGGCGCTGCGGTCACCGATCTACCTCGACACCGAAACTCTCCTGTCTCAGGCGGAGTACTACGACATCGACGTCCCTCGACAAGCGGAGATCACTGAGAAGACCGTTCAGAAGCGGACTGGTGGCGGCAAGGCCGGCATGGGCGGGTTCGCGCTGGAAGGGTCCAAGGGAACCGACGTCGAGTTCCAGTCCACTTACACGCTCGCCCCGAAGCAGAAGGCCACCTTCAGCAAGGTCATCGACGCGCTGATCAACGAGGCCGGAGCAGTCAAGGTCGACCCGGACAGCGAGACACCCCTCTGCAGGGACGACCTGGTGCAGATCGAGGGCACAACGCGGATCACTGCAGCCAGTCTGGCCGGGAAGATGTTCTACATCCTTCGACGGCTCATGGACAACGTCGCGGTAGACCTGGACAGTCTCCGCGATCTCGATGTCAACAATCTGCCGCTCGCCGAGCAGTTCCAGCAGGTGTACCTCCGAAACGAGCTCCTCCCCATCCCCATCCTGCTGGAGCTCACCGGATCGAACCTGCCGCAGAAGGTCTACATCAACGTGCCACCGGATCATTTCCTGGGCGAGGCGTCAGCGAACCGTATCGAGGGCGAACTGCGCGTCCTGGGCAGCATCAGCAGGCTGATCCCAGGCGGCAGCGATGGGTACCTCAGCGCTGAGCAGTGGCTTCTCCACGACTGGGAACACATGATGCGGCGCTTCCTGATGACCCAGGTGGACGACCAGGTGCGAGAACTGGTCAGTCACTTCAATCTGGACCTCCCCGCCGAGGACGTTCACGCCCACATCGCCGGCCCAGCCATCATCGTCGACGCGATCGGGATCTACTGATTCGTGGAACGCCCCCGGTCTTCGGTACCGCCCGGCGAGGTTTCTGTGGATTCGTGGGGTGAGCGCGGTTGGGTGTGGGTAGGGTCGGGGCAGCCGGGTCCGGGTCTTCGTTCGTAGCGGGGGCACCAGCTGGCTCCTCGAGTCTTCTTTCACCGTCCGGGGACGCGCTCGTACCGTGTCCACCAGCGGGCTTCCTGCCGCGTGCGCGTGCTGCTTCGTCCGGCGCGCGCTCTCTTCCTTTGGAGTCCCGCGATGTCTTCATCGCTGCCCGTGGCCCGGGCGATCGATTTCCTGTGTGAGCACACGTCCAGCAAGAGCCGGGTGATGGCCCTGCTGGCTCACGACAACGGCCCCAGTTCCCTGACCGCCGTTCTGACCTGCAAGGACCCAGACCAGGCCTTCGAAGCGGTGGGCATTCTGCGCCGAGTCCTGGCCCGGCGGGATGCCACTGCCGTCGACGACGAACTGAAGGCCCTCACGGCCGAGATGCCGGACGCCCCGGCCGGCTCGCTGCGCCAGGCCGTCGTCCACGCCGCGTCCGGCACCTGGCAGGCACAACCCGGCACCCTGTTCGTGGTACCCAACCCGGATCCGTCCGAAGATGAAACAGTCTCCGACGTACCGTCCGGCCCGGTGGGGCACCCGCGGCTGAAAGACCTGCCGGGAAAGGTCGTGCGGATCGCGCACCTGTACGAGTTCCACGTCACCGACGAGAACGCTCTCCTACGGGCTGCTATCGACCGTGGCTGGGAGCCGCTGCCGGCCTCCGAACGCGGCGACGACGATCCACGCGACCTGATCGGGGCGGTGATGACCCTCACCGAGGATCCGGATGTCGCCGGAACCCAGACCCTGGAAGAACAGAGCTCCGCGGAGCTCCTGAGCGTCGAAGACGGGGACGAGCTGGCTGACTGGAGCGCGGCACCGATCGTCACCCGATTCACTCACGGCTGGCGCCTGCGAAGCAGGCGGACACGCTCCGCAGCCGAAGACGAGACACCCAACTTCGCAGCGCTCTTCCCCACTCGGCACTGCCCGTGCAAGGGCGAAGACGAGGACTGCGAGGACTGCGTATGGCAGCTCACGCCCCGTACCGCCGACCTGCTCCACACCGCACTGGTCGTCCTTGCAGACCAGGCCTACGACGACGCGCAGCATCTGGGGGACCAGTTCCTTGCAGACGCTGACTCCTCCACCTGGGGGGTCTTCGACCGCATGCCCCCGCTCACATGGACAGCCGACCACCGCTGGCGTCGTCGCATGGCGCGTGCTTTCGACGACCTGGCCGCCGACCTTGCCAGGGGGAACTGGCCCAACCCCAACTGCACGGCGGAGGAGATGGCACTGCACCTGGCCATCGAAGACG
This DNA window, taken from Streptomyces sp. TN58, encodes the following:
- a CDS encoding TniB family NTP-binding protein, which translates into the protein MTTWQGWQRFATTDPVAPPQPGDPPRSTEERLAYHSSFVTIRTPAIHTLTTQVRTLMILGRHQQNTARPSLIVTGPAAAGKTTALLNVGRTCHLAHTRKNPAPPGSAHTAVPVAYVLVPPGATAKTLVTEFARYLGIPVTARMTQTQITDAVCHTYTQAGVQLVMIDEIHRLNPRTTTGAQTADLLKDLSERLPATFVYAGINVTDTPLFSGTRGAQLAGRATLVDCGPLPARHGTRQPFRDAITDIENNLDLQQHKAGTLPAHAPYLHQRTAGRIGSLTRLIRQAAITAICDGTERITKTALDAVRLDHLAETHHRPHRRR
- a CDS encoding Mu transposase C-terminal domain-containing protein; this translates as MSARRTARPAVAVGAHVRFRGVKWQVVALSGQMVHLVGPDGGGEAVLAGYLFADPGFSVIGAEVPQAAPQWGLFETAPAAAREKALAWQRHVREVECGLADGPGSGGVVREQYDPARHTLAEREQAKAEELTALGFGRVSRTTVQRMRLAYRKQGLWGLLDHRTTRASSSTGRSDERVVAAVREALRRRRGRSRGTINGLFPLIHQILQDRHGPGAVPVPSQATLYRLVTSLARPGELPSGPVRQVPASVEGRAFTPATALRPGEQVQIDTTRLDVLALFDDGRLARPELTIAVDVATRAILAAVLCPSATKSVDAALLLAEMAVPHPARPTWPDILRMDHARALPYQQLATLDERLAGAAARPVVLPETIVVDRGKVFVSAAFTAACETLGISVQPAPPRAPTAKGIVERTFGSINALFCQHLPGYTGSDVTRRGPEAEKDACFSVAQLQDLLDEWLVHYHHRPHEGLRHPMMPRKALTPNEMWGALVAVAGYVPVPLTGRDYLELLPVRWQAITPAGITIRHRTYDADLLAPHRGQASPVAGRGGKWEIHYNPHDVRQIWIRLPDGELTEIPWIHRDHVHRPFDEHTWQHIRTQATDCNHGDAEQHEARLADALDQLMRRVHSGHATKTEQTLLARTAHVPLPTARNGAHGTEAPADSPEQRDDDTIDDLDDLDGLDDLPDDVSPAPATGLGLYNAHEEADKW
- a CDS encoding TnsA-like heteromeric transposase endonuclease subunit — encoded protein: MDSGSGFEAVFLDPVGQSVQQRWADAAMTVAFEELPPVSAFPVVPGRRWGPGLWWSATTGRHVAAGSNAMRTQLMALDRDPRVTGLAGRPVRLLWRDERGRVRSWVPQLFARYRDGTGLLADCPSHPDAGGERALGAAHAVARACGDIGWAYRRLSPLDDVPASNLKWLAGYRHPRNAGRPGLTPAAVEAFARPRPLIEGAEAVGDPIEVLPVVFHALWHGQLTTDLEAPLHECVPVGPRDWNGLGRTGGAG
- a CDS encoding TniQ family protein → MNHHPGLVRTAPLQGETTSSLICRIASRYGLEAKALRSGWHWRNHQPKHAGGAFRADAEVVLNSAGRQLLAGLCGVEEEVLARALPSWAQEDAKLSAEATGVPMAAWRIAGTVAGPVAFGCRLCAAGRAGTAVRVVRYVPRWDRVCVRHGRWLFDADADQPLEYLDVRQLPEVAAAQRRWAGVARRAVRGGVGPERVFALAYAVVGRWWEQAYAWERETIWPRRLHQVAGGDAGGDLEWWRIVGRDPVVFPEVVVVAEALLSPGMAELVWVDSGAGRPRVLPADGMFCRRLGERVGRVWLGPLAATDHGGPLISWMGSVIRRRRTAAGGPTGYADDPWWVRQEHQPATMAGQLRVLGKEKRAPGSGTMWRTVVPPEERARIGSLIDGAEEQLAQLRGVQSGPTAEVAEQLLRGLGHSAGLIEAAWKRSAVAAVNGGVPLEEVARWVNMPVEELRSMLTAGRQEDGS
- a CDS encoding DUF6414 family protein is translated as MALRSPIYLDTETLLSQAEYYDIDVPRQAEITEKTVQKRTGGGKAGMGGFALEGSKGTDVEFQSTYTLAPKQKATFSKVIDALINEAGAVKVDPDSETPLCRDDLVQIEGTTRITAASLAGKMFYILRRLMDNVAVDLDSLRDLDVNNLPLAEQFQQVYLRNELLPIPILLELTGSNLPQKVYINVPPDHFLGEASANRIEGELRVLGSISRLIPGGSDGYLSAEQWLLHDWEHMMRRFLMTQVDDQVRELVSHFNLDLPAEDVHAHIAGPAIIVDAIGIY